In a single window of the Thiohalophilus sp. genome:
- the rsmD gene encoding 16S rRNA (guanine(966)-N(2))-methyltransferase RsmD, translated as MAGQRNQFRIIGGQWRGRKLGFFPAPALRPTPERVRETLFNWLAQVIQGARVLDLFAGSGALGFEAASRGAARVTLVDSHPRVVSQLQQNVRLLQATQMAVYQSEVLRYLQRPGEACEVVFLDPPYQSAVLEACFNQLEAGGWLTTDAWIYFEHDSHGPAPSLPANWQLQRDKQAGQVAYLLARRLQPA; from the coding sequence ATGGCGGGACAGCGTAACCAGTTTCGGATCATCGGTGGGCAGTGGCGTGGCCGCAAGCTGGGGTTTTTCCCCGCGCCCGCTCTGCGACCGACACCGGAGCGGGTCAGGGAAACGTTGTTCAACTGGCTGGCCCAGGTAATTCAGGGCGCCCGGGTGCTGGATCTTTTCGCTGGCAGTGGCGCGCTCGGTTTTGAAGCGGCTTCGCGGGGTGCAGCGCGGGTCACGCTGGTGGACAGTCATCCACGCGTGGTGTCACAGTTGCAGCAGAATGTACGCCTGCTACAAGCGACACAGATGGCGGTATACCAGTCGGAGGTACTGCGTTATCTGCAACGACCCGGCGAAGCGTGCGAGGTGGTTTTTCTTGATCCGCCATATCAGTCCGCGGTGCTGGAGGCCTGTTTCAATCAACTGGAGGCGGGTGGCTGGCTGACAACCGATGCCTGGATCTACTTTGAACATGACAGCCATGGGCCGGCGCCGTCGTTACCGGCCAACTGGCAATTGCAGCGTGACAAACAGGCTGGGCAGGTGGCTTATCTGCTTGCCCGACGTCTGCAACCTGCCTGA
- the coaD gene encoding pantetheine-phosphate adenylyltransferase → MRIAIYPGTFDPVTNGHSDLVQRASRLFDRVIVAIAAGGTGKQPTFSLEERIALANEVLQPDDNVTVCGFDTLLVDFMRQQNATVIIRGLRAVSDFEYEFQLASMNRHLAANIETVFMTPAEEYSYISSSLVREVARLGGDVSPFVHEKVVAALTRRMR, encoded by the coding sequence ATGCGTATTGCCATCTATCCGGGTACCTTCGATCCGGTGACCAATGGTCACAGCGATCTGGTGCAACGTGCCAGTCGTCTGTTTGACAGGGTTATCGTTGCCATTGCCGCCGGCGGCACCGGCAAGCAACCGACGTTTTCACTGGAGGAGCGTATTGCCCTGGCCAACGAAGTATTGCAGCCGGACGACAATGTGACAGTCTGCGGATTTGATACGTTGCTGGTCGATTTTATGCGGCAACAAAATGCCACGGTGATCATTCGTGGCCTGCGCGCGGTCTCCGACTTTGAATACGAATTTCAGCTGGCCAGCATGAACCGGCATCTGGCGGCGAATATCGAAACGGTCTTTATGACGCCGGCCGAGGAGTATTCCTATATCTCCTCCAGCCTGGTACGAGAAGTCGCGAGACTGGGTGGGGATGTGTCGCCGTTTGTCCACGAGAAAGTTGTGGCTGCATTGACACGGCGAATGCGATAA
- a CDS encoding YfhL family 4Fe-4S dicluster ferredoxin — protein sequence MSLLITDECINCDVCEPECPNTAIYQGDEIYEIDLNLCTECVGHFDEPQCIEVCPVDCIIVDPDNEETREQLQAKYEKLTAPA from the coding sequence ATGTCCCTACTGATTACCGATGAATGCATCAACTGCGATGTGTGTGAACCGGAGTGTCCGAATACAGCCATCTATCAGGGTGATGAGATCTACGAGATCGATCTGAATCTGTGTACCGAGTGCGTCGGACACTTTGATGAGCCCCAGTGTATTGAAGTCTGCCCGGTTGATTGCATTATCGTCGATCCGGATAATGAAGAGACCAGGGAGCAGCTGCAGGCCAAATACGAGAAATTGACCGCCCCGGCCTGA
- the ggt gene encoding gamma-glutamyltransferase has protein sequence MGLSQPMGEVMRIVRLCILLVIGTLLTACDRPTPDTAVASAHPVATEAGLGILDAGGNVFDAAVAVSATLAVVEPYSSGLGGGGFWLLHEADTGRNVMIDGREKAPLLAHRDMYLDKQGEVIDGLSVNGPLAAGIPGEPAALAHLAKEYGRLSLSESLAPAIRVARDGFAVTPHYQRMARFRLEVLRRSPAAAKVFLLDNDVPPLEHLIRQPDLAATLEQLAREGADGFYRGRLAARLVGETRAAGGIWTREDLSSYQVVEREPITGTYGNYRIISAAPPSSGGVALVTMLNILEDYELAQRPAVDRKHLIIEAMRRAYRDRAEYLGDPDFIEMNIERLTSKAHAARLRQSIELEQASDSSMLPPVTDSDEGRDTTHFSILDSEGNRVAATLSINYPFGSGFMPPGTGVLLNDEMDDFSAKPGVPNVYGLVGAEANAIEPGKRMLSSMSPTFVEHDDRLAVLGTPGGSRIITMVLHGILGFVEGHDAQTIVSLPRYHHQYLPDQVQYEPRALTSEQQRELAGRGHVLTELHNRYGNMQLVIRDRLNNQIEAASDPRGEGLAITR, from the coding sequence ATGGGGTTGTCGCAACCAATGGGAGAGGTCATGAGAATCGTTCGACTTTGCATTTTGTTAGTAATTGGCACGTTATTAACCGCCTGTGACAGGCCGACCCCGGATACGGCGGTGGCCTCAGCCCACCCTGTGGCGACTGAAGCGGGGCTGGGAATTCTGGATGCCGGCGGTAATGTGTTTGATGCGGCGGTTGCGGTCAGTGCGACGTTGGCGGTGGTCGAGCCCTACAGCTCCGGGCTCGGCGGCGGCGGTTTCTGGTTATTGCATGAGGCTGATACGGGCCGAAACGTGATGATCGATGGTCGCGAGAAAGCGCCGCTTCTGGCCCACCGTGATATGTACCTGGATAAGCAGGGAGAGGTGATCGACGGTTTGTCGGTGAACGGCCCCCTGGCCGCGGGCATTCCCGGTGAGCCGGCGGCCCTGGCGCATCTGGCAAAGGAATACGGTCGATTGTCGTTATCCGAATCGCTGGCGCCGGCAATTCGCGTCGCGCGTGACGGGTTTGCCGTGACACCCCATTATCAACGCATGGCCCGTTTTCGTCTGGAGGTGTTGCGCCGCTCACCGGCGGCGGCGAAAGTTTTTTTGCTGGACAATGACGTGCCGCCATTAGAGCATCTGATCCGGCAACCGGATCTGGCTGCGACGCTTGAACAACTGGCTCGCGAGGGTGCCGACGGTTTTTATCGTGGCAGACTGGCGGCGCGACTGGTCGGAGAAACCCGTGCCGCAGGCGGTATCTGGACCCGCGAGGATTTGAGCAGTTATCAAGTCGTGGAGCGCGAGCCGATCACCGGCACCTACGGCAATTACCGGATCATTTCCGCCGCACCCCCCTCGTCCGGTGGGGTGGCGCTGGTCACCATGTTGAATATTCTTGAAGATTACGAGCTGGCACAACGTCCCGCGGTCGATCGCAAGCATCTGATCATCGAAGCCATGCGCCGCGCCTATCGTGATCGAGCCGAGTATCTGGGCGACCCCGATTTTATCGAGATGAATATTGAACGCCTGACCAGCAAGGCGCACGCCGCCCGCCTGCGGCAAAGCATTGAACTCGAACAGGCCAGTGACAGCAGCATGTTGCCGCCGGTCACGGACAGTGATGAAGGCCGTGATACGACGCATTTTTCCATCCTGGATAGCGAAGGGAACCGCGTGGCTGCGACGCTGAGTATTAATTACCCGTTCGGCTCGGGCTTTATGCCGCCGGGAACCGGCGTGTTGCTGAATGACGAGATGGATGACTTTTCCGCCAAGCCAGGTGTACCGAATGTCTATGGACTGGTCGGGGCCGAAGCGAATGCCATCGAGCCGGGTAAGCGCATGCTCTCGAGCATGAGTCCGACTTTTGTGGAGCATGACGATCGGCTGGCAGTTCTCGGCACGCCAGGCGGTAGTCGGATCATTACCATGGTGCTGCACGGGATTCTGGGCTTTGTCGAGGGCCATGATGCGCAAACCATTGTCAGTCTGCCACGCTATCACCATCAATATCTGCCGGATCAGGTGCAGTATGAACCGCGGGCTTTGACGTCGGAGCAGCAGCGGGAACTGGCCGGTCGGGGCCATGTACTGACGGAACTGCACAACCGCTACGGCAATATGCAGCTGGTGATCCGGGATCGGTTGAACAACCAAATCGAGGCCGCCAGCGATCCGCGTGGCGAGGGGTTGGCAATTACCCGGTAA